From the genome of Papaver somniferum cultivar HN1 unplaced genomic scaffold, ASM357369v1 unplaced-scaffold_10, whole genome shotgun sequence:
GTGACCATCTACGGGGATCGAGGGGGCAGCGTCCCCTCGTATCACCTACATGCTGAATCAAAAAGAATTCTACCTTCTTTCAGGGGTAGATTTGCTTTCTTCCCATTTGCTTTTCCCACCCTTAGtgcttttggtgaaggagtagcagctttCAGGACAAGTGATTTATTTCCCTTTGATTTTGGTGAAGGAATATCAACCTTTGTCTCCTTTTATGCTACTGCaacctttctttttgtttttgttgctgttgtAAACCAAAAACAGTATCAAAACAAAATATCCTACATAAGAGATAAATAATCTACCCAACAGTACATATGTAATCTAGCAACAATACATAAGAGATAAGTAATCtatccaacagtacatatatgATATACCCAATATGTAATCACATACATATGTAATCTAGCAACAGTACATACTTTATAATACATGCTCAAATTGTTGACCACCCAACTAGGTACTGCATACAGATATGTACTACAAACTTAGCAATACATATTGAAACTACATATTGAACAACTTAACAGTACAACTCAAATTGTTGAATACCCAACTAGACTGCATACAGATATGTACTACCAACTTAGCAATAAATATTGAAACTACATATTGAACAACTTAACAGTACATACTCAAATAGTTGAAAACCCAACTAGACTGCATACAGATATGTAGCGTTACACATGCATGAGTAACTTGATGTTTAGCATAAAAATCGAAAACAAATCAAAGGATAATTAGGTTTAGACTGCATACAGATATGTAATGCTAGATAACATAACATAATTTTGTACATGCAGAGGCGGTGACATATATTGAATAAGTAAAATCAAggataattaggtttattctgattacctttttctacatttgcttttttcctctttgttggtgaaggagtaacagTTTTACTCATACTTCTTGTTGTTGGTGATCTAGCAGCAGGAGTGTTTTCTTTTGGAGAATCATCAacagttcttcttcttttttttgctgGTGAAGGAGTTTCTTCGACAATTTCTTCTCTAATTTTCCTCTTAATTCTTTTATTCGTAACCATTTCTTCTctaatttcttcttgtttttgctGGTTTCGTAATCATCAGCAGTAATCGAACTGACCTAGTTTTTGCTGGTTTCGTAATCAATTGAATGTAACGAAAAATCAAATTAACTAACCTAATTTTGATTGCTGGTAAATGGGATTCTTCTATATTTAGGAGTTTCTTTTAGATTTAGGAGAAGAATGACCTAGGTTTCTCTGAAGAAGAGAAAACTAAAGAATGAAAACGGCTGAAAAAGGAACTGAAAAAGGAGATGCGAAACTGAATAACTCCTCATGACTCCTGTGTAACGGGTTTTATTAGGGGTAGCACAGTAATTTTACTATTTTTAAACCTTTTTGGACTATCCAGTAACCGGTTTCTCCCGCTAAACTACATGATAAGCTGGGCCGGGTTTTGTGGACCAACTAGGAAATTTCTAGGATTAACCTGATGAAGCGATTATTTTTATTGCACAAGTCTGCATGCATATTagaaaaaattcaaaacaaaagtaaGTAATTCCGGAAGATCTGATCCATAATAATGGTGGTAAAAATTGGTCGACCAACCCCATGCATGATCATCTTCGGTTATTAATCGTAATTAATGACGATGAGATCCTATAATATAAGTGGAGCTATATGGCATGCAATGCATGCGACTTCTCTGCACGATCAGAACTTGTATCAACTTTTCCCATCTCATAATTAGTTACTGATGAATATTCATAGTCAAGACTCGGAGGCGTTGCAGCTTCCAGTTCCAGTCTTCAATGAATGAAACTATTTATTTTCCAAACATAACATCATAAATGTAAAGTATGGGATCATATCAGTAACTAATTACATGTATCAGTTCTATCCGAAAAAAAATGTATCAGCTTGTTGAATCTCATAATTAGTCTCTATATCATCAATACGTATAACTATCTGTTCAAGTATTTTACGATCAATTATTTTTCCTGCAGATAAGTTGCATTGCATTTAGTAATTGGTATAGGAAGTCAATTTGCGATTCGTAACTATGGCAGTGATTCAGTGAAGGTCCGAATTTCAAACAAAATTAAGCAATCCTGGAAGATCTGACCCAAAATAATGGGGGTAACATCTGGTCGGCCAACCCCATGCATGATCATCTTCGATTATTAATCATAATTAATGACGACGAAATCATTATTTGTAATCGACAAGCAATGCCTGCGACTATTCTGCACGATCCGACCAGTTTTTTTTACCCCATTGTGGTGGATCAGACCAGATCGTCAAGGATTTCTCTGGGTATGCATCTGTGAACTTCTCGTAAAATATGTGTGTCGGTGAAGTGTTAGGATGGTGGGATCGAGGGTGCAAAACGTTGGAAAAATGAGCAGAGATAGTTTCCGTTTTAAGAAATCCATAACCGGGAAGAGTTTAGCCCAAAGATTCAAAATCCATGTTGATTAACAGGTTGATTACTTAATAATGAGCAGAGATATTTTCCGTTCTAACATCTTAAAATAGAGTGATTTAGGGATACTAATCAATTACaaatctaactacctctctacaCGAAACACTATTAATTACTTAATAATCAATTACATGTGCAATATGGTGTATCAGGTTCTCCATTTAATCTTACAGTAGAATACTAATCGATATTCCTAGAATCATAGTCAAGACTCTAAAACGAATAATACTCATATGTTTGCCATCCCGAATCGCTATCTATATAGGGTGTAGCCGTCTAGATGGACAAAATCTGAGTAAGTGGAGGCTATAGAGTTTTTTCGGGGGGTGGGGAGAGTTGACATTTGTTATGTTTTTAATCTCACgatccagttttttttttttttcattctttattTTGATCATCTAGTATGAAATGCGTCTAATAAATAAATGAATTTCCGTATCTGATGGGGATGGTATGACAATTTGCATTGAGTTTTCTGTAATGTAGATCTAGTTTTTTTGATTATAAATACCCATCAGCTTTGGATCACATAAAACACACAAGtctgagaaagaagaagaaaggaaacaTAGTAGTGTTTATTCATAATGGAGTTTACTCCAACAAACTTCGCGTTTTGCCTGTTTGCCAGCATAGTCGGATTTTCGCTGATGCAACGTAAGTTACACTGTTTTTTGTGCTGCAAATTATGATCCTCCAGCTTTGTTTCGATTATtagtatgtttttctttttcctgcTTTTTAGTTTATAATTTACCGTCCATCCATCTTAATTAATCATTATGTTGTACATGTAATACCAttcttcttattttctgttgTCACCAACTAATCGTTTTACACACTTTCTATTTATCCTACTCCTGTTTGTTTATTTAACCTCAGTATGATGCACCATATCTAACCTCATTactatttttgttttaatttaaaACCCATCCATATTAATCATTCAGTAGTACATGCAGAGATGCCATCAGCTGCAGCCTTCTCCTGCGGCCCTGGGGAAATTCAAAGTGAGACTAAATCGCCCACTCCTTATACACTCTACTGCGTGGGGTGTCAAGACACGTGCGCAAACTATTGTCAGCCGAAAGGCAGAAAAGTAACTAAGATAGAATGCAATTTCTGGGGTGTGGATCCTGCCGTATGCAGGTGTTGTTGTGGGTTGCCATTCTCAGGTCCACCAATACTTCCCCCATCCATAGCTTTTTCGGATTGTCCAACTAATGAAATATTGAAGTATTTTCAACCGCCAAAAGATTCTGAGATTGATTGCAACCTTTGTGTAAATGGTTGTAAAAATGAATGTGATTCCATAGGAGCTCAGGTGACCAAGGAATTATGTGTCTATTCCAGTTCGATTACCTCAAACGTATTGTGCCCTTGTTGTTGTAACCGAAATTCTCCACCTCCATCCTCGCCACCTCCACCCCCACCTCCACCTTCACCTCCACCCCCACCTACACCTTCAATATCCCCTCCACCTCCGTccgcatcaacaccaccacctccatcgTCTTCGCCTCCTTGGCCTCCCGAAGCATGTTGTTCGAAAGAGATTGAAGTCTCAACTCCAGGTCAAGAACCATGTAGGTACGGACTATTACCACGACGACCTCCACTGCCTTCCCTTCCAGGTTCATTTTTATTCGCAGCAATATAGCAACTAATTAATTATTTGGTAGAGGTATTGGATTTATCGTCTTGTGTTTAGATAGCTGCTGGTGGATTAAGTAACTAAGAAGACCAACGCTAGTTTGGTTTCTGAGTAACATTAATTTgttctaataaaaataaaaattaccagCTCATCTTTCCACGTAGTTTGTTTCGTGGTAATATGCATTGTACTCATGTATTTGTATTGAAATCAAATGTATTGTTGGAAAGTATGTACCTTTGGTGAGTTTCTTTAACGACATAAATAAAATGTTTCCTTCTGAGGAAAATGAGATGTTTGGCAACAATTATGGTAATGCTATACAGTTCCGAAGATCTTTCGTAGCTTAATTTCGTTATTCAAGTGTGTGGTTGTATTTATCAATCCGGGGGAACATAAAAATTTATACATTATTAACATTAGTTATGAATCCCATTAGTATCAATGTGAACTCCGATGAAGCACGTACGTCTCATCCAATACCTGCAGAAAGTTCCGAGCAAAAGCTGAGAGTCTTGACTCTTGAGACACTTAAAAAGCTGTTTTGAAAGGAAAATTAACATGTCTCTTCAACCTTACTCTTCACTCCTGCGTTTTTTTTCTTCGCCTTATATGGCGACTCTCTCTTCATCTTAGGatgattttttaaagttttaataaaaattgtaatttattgttttcttttgtgaatgaaacttattagtcccacattgtggagtttacaatttttaatagttttaagagactatataaaccttttagtcccacatcgaggagtttttcttcttaagttgtatttgtcaattatataaacaaattcactacttttgtaaaatcaatgggaaaggggttgctctatattctagagggacccctaagagaaaatattttatagcgtttcttaagcgttcgcgattttccttaacggttttttcggagttgccaagctcaagttgagcatctactgcatatgctagtagtaggtgtattaaggtgttttatcctggagatatccgtcctgtgagggctatagcatcactcttgagtgtagccgggcgctaatgtcttaaggacagcgtgatgaacacgtgactcactctgttttccaaagttttgccttgttgctgttgcggagatatggggagcttgttcgtttcgtcaaagcaatcacttccattataaaggagctaagtatcaataacttttgcttatttgatttttctttgtttttgattattacacccaacaatcttaagacattattatttgtaataatcgaaaacgattgattggtttgtgaatcatggatgttaattgtggagtggaaaccaaaaacgaatttttggtcagctgtagattttcaattttattttttaatctagaaggaatttctATGAAACCTTTTTACCTAATGTATTGGACATCTTGATAGTTACCCATATAAAGTTTCAGAATTTtttgagttgtaaaagtatttatttgatattttacaaaacagagaaacgttcctgaaaaattctgacgagcagaaatttgttgttaactaaagtagtttttatggggtaaccatgattttttttatatggtgattcaaacgatgtttgtagatctagatgttatcttcaaaactcatattttgttttctgattcgtaactaaggtttgtgagatgtggtgtattaggtgatcgGGAAATTGCCGTGTCCATGGTCAAAGTATAAACGGAGATTATGACATGAAATTGGAAAGGGACATGGATACGAGGAGGCTGTGGATGAACACaattcttccaaagctgacaaaggtgagaacatcaaaCAATTCTAAGCGTAGTATTCAGAAGAAATGTATGTTTcctaaaactgaatccggcattactttaattaagggtgattgttatgtttgtaaaattcctggccacgcggcagtaaattgtagacaacataaaaaccttaataagtagaaagttaatgctaatttagtgaaacaaactagaacaggtttagtggcatgatgtcggaagttattttaataaccaatgtgagagaccattaggtggactctggagccaccaagaatgtttgttgaaacagaaacttgttcacctcctatcagaggataggggatgtcgagaaattcttgttgagtaactcatatgcaatagaggttgcataaaaggaaaaggtcgagcagaagctcatatatgTAATATTCTCacgttgaatgaagttttcatgttccgagcatatgcaagaatcttgtaccttgttctgttgtagatggtaaaagatttaaattgaatctagaaaacttgttgtaattagagagtgattttttaagcaagagttataggactttgggtttatataagcttaacggaaaaaatgATGATGTGAACATTGTTGATTTTTgtgctttctttgtgtgattgaatgttttacgtggtagacttggaaccgtaaacttataagtcaatgcttaactggcttgCATAGgatgcgtacccaaatttagtttggtttttggaacacaaaagtgaaatctgtgaagaatcaaaatatgctataaaaccttttagcacaaatgttcagagtaattctaagcctttataATTAATTCAGTCatgcctagttgacatgagttcaacccaaaaccactgtggtaaaagatggtttataacttccgtagatgattgtacgaggtactatcttgtatacttgcttagggataaggatgactCCTTAGAAGCCTTAATATTTATAAACTTGAAGTTTGAAACCagttagaagccttgaacataataaCTATattcttaaggagatgataattgccatgttgattagtttagGATTACccgcggccttgtggggggaggcagtcctcttaactagtatatcctgaataaagtacccttttaaggatcacatgaaactccatatgagttacaGAAAGGtaaatgaccttcttatgaatgtgtcaaagtataagggtgtttgactaagattgtaattcctcttcctaaaagaactagattgaaaccaaaaatgttgattgtgtattcatgtgggggattgttggaaaacgattaataaaacaatgattttttaaagttttaataaaaattataatttattgttttcttttgtgaatcaaacttattagtctcacattgtggagtttacaatttttagtagttttaagagactatataaaccttttagtcccacatcgaggagtttttcttcttaagttgtatttgtcaattatataaacaaattcactacttttgtaaaatcaatgggaaaggggttgctctatattctaCTTTTGTAAAAATTCACTACTTTTAgtcccaagctcaagttgagcatctactacatatgctagtagtaggtgtattaaggtgttttatcctggtgatatccgtcctgtgagggctatatcatcactcttgagtgtagccgggctctaatgtcttaaggatagtgtgttgaacacgtgactcactctgttttccaaagttttgccttgttgctgttgcggagatatggggagcttgttcgtttcgtcaaagaaatcacttccattataaaggagctaagtatcaataacttttgcttattttatttttctttgttttttattattgcacccaacatggGCAACTTCACTGCTGACGGACGCGATGACATCATAAAAATCACACAAAATCCGTGAAGAACAGTGCGGCAGTTAGGAGTGGGCGACAGCGTAGCACTTACCAGATCCGAAATAAGGGGCTttatttgtaatccatatataagGAAAAGGTAGCTTTATGAGAGGGAGGATAAGCATTAGAGAGCGGGTGTGAGGAACttaagagaaagagaaaagagtttgttctccaagttagggTTTCTCTATATTGTAATAGTATTAATTTTAATAGTATACCATAATGAGTTCATCAATATGTCTTAGTTCTTATCATAATTTTCGGGTGTAGCTTGTGGGATTTCCTATAACTACATTTTGACGCCCGAAACAGGGATTTGAGTAAGAAGATTAATCTTCACCCGTAAGATTTCCAAAATGATTTGAAACAAATAGATCTTGGTTTGTGCTTTTAGTTTCGCTATTTTCGTCGCCTTTCAAAGTTTTGAGGATCTTATTTGTAAACTTTCGATTCAACAGATTTTGAGAGAAAAAACGATAACTTTCCAAGGTTTTAGTGGTGTTGAAACTCAGATCTGAAAAAGTGTTTTCTCAAACTCAAATCAGACGGgtagcaagaagaagaagaagtgaaatagGCGAGACATCACGTATGGTCGGAAGGAGAATGCAACAACAGAATGCGCAACCCCAGGTTCAACCAGTGTAGATCAACGAAAATCAGCACAGAAGCATTTATGATGAGTTCTCGGTTCACACTACAA
Proteins encoded in this window:
- the LOC113326581 gene encoding wiskott-Aldrich syndrome protein homolog 1-like isoform X2, with amino-acid sequence MEFTPTNFAFCLFASIVGFSLMQQMPSAAAFSCGPGEIQSETKSPTPYTLYCVGCQDTCANYCQPKGRKVTKIECNFWGVDPAVCRCCCGLPFSGPPILPPSIAFSDCPTNEILKYFQPPKDSEIDCNLCVNGCKNECDSIGAQVTKELCVYSSSITSNVLCPCCCNRNSPPPSSPPPPPPPPSPPPPPTPSISPPPPSASTPPPPSSSPPWPPEACCSKEIEVSTPGQEPCRYGLLPRRPPLPSLPGSFLFAAI
- the LOC113326581 gene encoding wiskott-Aldrich syndrome protein homolog 1-like isoform X1, with product MEFTPTNFAFCLFASIVGFSLMQLHAEMPSAAAFSCGPGEIQSETKSPTPYTLYCVGCQDTCANYCQPKGRKVTKIECNFWGVDPAVCRCCCGLPFSGPPILPPSIAFSDCPTNEILKYFQPPKDSEIDCNLCVNGCKNECDSIGAQVTKELCVYSSSITSNVLCPCCCNRNSPPPSSPPPPPPPPSPPPPPTPSISPPPPSASTPPPPSSSPPWPPEACCSKEIEVSTPGQEPCRYGLLPRRPPLPSLPGSFLFAAI